In Acidisarcina polymorpha, the DNA window CCCAACTCACGAGCCAGCACGCCGGTGATCGTGTCCACCGCACCCTTGGTCGCCGTGTAGATCGAGCTGTACGGCGGGTGGATATGGCTTACCACCGAACCTATGTTGATGATGCTGCCACCGGCTTCGCCGAAGTGCTTCACCGCCTCCTGCGTCGTCCGCAGCAGGCCGCGAACGTTGGTGTTGAACATCCAGTCGAAGTCCTCGTCGGAGAACTGCTCGATTGGCGCAAATTTATACACGCCTGCATTATTCACCAGCACGTTTACCTTGCCCAGAGCCTTTTCAGTCTCAGCAAAGATGCGTTCGACATCTCCGTTTTGAGCAACACTGCCGTGCACGGCAAAAGCCCTGCCGCCAGCCTGCTTGATCTTTTCTACGACTCGCTCGGCGCCCGCCTTGTCCGAAGCGTAGTTCACTGCGACGGCCGCGCCGGCCGCGCCCAGCGATTCCGCAATGGCTGCCCCTATGCCCTTCGACGCGCCGGTCACGAGGGCGACTTTTCCAGTTAGCTTACCCATATCGTTCACCTCTTAAGTTTATTGTTAAGCAATATTCGTACGGTATGACTTGTGTTCCCAATGAGTGATACATATCATATCGTATCGTTACGTTTGTTTTGATACGTCCTGTATCATTAAAGATTCAAGAGTTTGTTGGAGGTAATGGGAGTGGAAAGCGATCAAACCGAACCGCGCGCTGCCGGTGGAGGTCGACCCCGAAGTCCGCGTATTCACAAGGCCATTTTAAAGGCGGCGGTGGACCTTGTCCTGGAGCGCGGTTTCAGGGCGATCAGCATGGACGATATTGCCACCAGGGCAGAGGTTGGGCGCATGACAATCTACCGCCGGTGGTGCAACAAGGCAGCGATCATCATGGATGCGTTCGTGGCCCGTGTCGACCCCGGTACTCTCTTCGTTCCTGCCCGGAGTTACACCGAGAGCATTCGCCTGCAGATGCGTTCAATGGCCCGGCTCTTCCGGGGCAAGGATGGAGCCCTCATCCGTACTCTTCTGGCTGAGGCACAATTCGATGCCAGGCTTGCCATTGAACTCCGCGACAGGTGGACAATGCCGAGACGAAAGATGGCGGTCGCATATTTCGAGCAAGGAATCGCAGGTGGGTTTCTTCGGGCGGATGTGGACCCGAACGCCATGATCGATATTCTGTACGCCCCTCTCTACTATCGTCTTCAAATGGGCACCGGCCCTTTATCGGACGCTTATGTCGATGAGGTTTTCGACCACGCCATGAAAGGGCTGGGGCGAGGATGAGCGACGCTGGCCGATAGCATTGATCTCTTTAGGCAATGGGAGTCATTGAGGATCCTGCCATCCGTCACAAGAGAACTGATAACGGCAGTTGCCGCCATTGAAACGATCACGCCGAAAGGTAGGAAAAAGCGAGGGACCTCATCGAAAACTTCCATATCACCCAGCTTTTTGGAAGGCTCGTGAGCTTGGACTTCCAACAACATCGCGCAGTGACTTCCCCTCGTTTTTGCAAAGCTGCTAATCTATTGGCAACACTCACGTGGAGGGATGTGTGAGCGGTTGAAACAGGCGGTCTTGAAAACCGCTTTACCTTAACAGGTAACGGGGGTTCGAATCCCTCTCCCTCCGCCGTTTAATATGTCAATGTTTGGGTTTGCGCGAACATTGATCGCTTTTGTTTCGCTCTCGACGTGTCTGCTTTAGTTGACAATAAGGATCGATAGGGAGCAAGGCCCCAACCCGTGACCGACGCCTCTTCCGGGTCACTCGCTGGTCTTCAAACTCGAACTGTGGCTCCCGTTCTCCGACTCAAGAACAATCGAGAGCACGTCTACACTCTCCCGCGCCATCGCCACAACTCGCAATGACCGAAAGCCCGATAAGGCAAACAAGGGCAAGAAGAGAGAGCAAGTCCGACATTTCCACGCCGCCTCTGCTTCTTCTCGGCAGCGCCCATTCCGGTCAATCCTGCGTCACCCGATCTGCTGCACCCATTGGCTGCGCCACGATGGAGCCTCAAAAGGATCCGCGAAATATTGTGTCTCGTGCACGACCTTGGAGTCGCGGAATTCCATAATACTTACTGTATATACCGGCCGGCCCTGGTAGGTGATTGTGTATTCCGTGATCCAGAGATCACCTCGTCCGAGAATTCGCTTGACGTTGAAGCCCGACGGCTTGCCTGGATGATGGCTCCGTAAGGCCTGCAAATTCTTGCGCCCGAAGATTCGTTCGCCTGATTGGGGATAATCGCAGATAGCATCATCCTCGTAAATCTCATGTTCCGCGTTTACATCGCCGGCTGCTGACGCCTGCCAGTGCGCGTCCAGGGCCTCAAGTATCTGTTCCTCTGGCATTGGGCTCTCCAAGTGCGGTTTGATAGTCGTCTACCTTGCGTAAGAACAATATCCGGACTTCCGGCGCGATCTAATTCGATCACCCAACAGCCTCTTGCTCTCGCTCCGCCATTCATCAAAGGTCATTCAGTGGATCGGCGATGTCACTCGCAGTCTTTTCGGCCGCGGAGTTCTCTCACATAGGTTCCAGTGTGATAGGTCGCTGAACTCCATGGCACTTCCAAAACAAAGCGCGAAGATTCGGAGCAACCACTGAAATCAATCGTAAACTCGGCGCCGGAGGAACCACTTGTTGGAATATCTCCCAGTGCGATCGGGTAAGTACCCGGCGCGTGAATGACTGGCGAGCAGCGTCGCCCTTCCGTCTGCCGAAGCTCGAAGGCGTTTAGAAGGGTTGCGTAGGCAGGCCCAACGTCACCATTCGCTGCGGTCAGCGTCAATGCAATCTGATCCGGCCCAATCCTTCTCGTCGTGCTCGTGAACTTCAAACCGTAGCCAGGCAGCCTGGTTGGATCGACAATACCCCAGTAGGCGGGCTTAGCATGCAGCTGCATGTTGAAGGGCAGCGGATAGTCGGTGCGCACTACCGGGAAGCTATCCAGCCAGGTATCGTCGTCCGCCATCCCCCAGAAGGTCACGGCGCTGATCTTCCCCTTGAGGTGCCGGAATGCGTCAAAGTATTTCTTGTAGAGCCAGCCTTGCTCGGCCAGGATTGACGCCGGTACATTATTGCCGTAGTTCGAGCTGTCGTCTCCGCCATTGTAGACACTTAGGTCCAACTCGGTAATCTGTTGTTCCAGATCCGGGAGTTCAGCGTGCACCGTGTCGATAGCATGGACCATCGACTCAGTAGTCGGATAGTTAATCTGATTGTGCATCTCATGACCAATGGCATTGACCGGAACGCCTCGATCGCGTAGCTCATGTAACACCTTTACCAGGCACGCCAGCTTAGCTGGGTCGGTGGTGCTGTACTCGTTGATAAACAGCTTTGTACCTGCCGGTGCATATTCCTTGGCCGCCTTGAAAGCGATATCGATATAGCTCGGACCCAGGACTTGATAGAACGGGCCGTGCTGGAGACAATCCGGTTGCGTCGGATCGATCGGCTCGTTGACTACGTCCCACGCGTACACCTTGGAGCCAAAGTGCTGGACTTCGTTCTGAATGTGCTCTTGAATATTGGCGGTCACAACTGCTTGATTTGCGGGTGAGTTGGTCCCATCTCCGGTTGCATAGGCTGGAACCTGCTCGCCGGTTGCCCACACCAGGTTCTGTCCGCGTACTTTCATCTCGGCACAGACTGCCTCACCAACCTCGGCATCACCGTTTTCGTATGTGAAAGTTCCTTTGGTAGCCTCCACGGAACTCCACTTCAAGTCATTTCCCGGAGTCATGCTGTCGAAGTGCTTCATCAGTAACTGCGCATGCGGCCCGGAGAGGTCGGTCGTATCGACCTCCGCGCCTATCGGAAAGAAATCGGCGAAGGTCTTATAGATTGAGGGAATGTTTTTCTGAATGGTCGGCGGCGGAACATAGGTGAGCTGGAAGTCGTCGATGTAAAACGACGCGAGGTCACTTCCCGATGCTGGTACTGTCTGAAAATACAAATATGCGGCGCCCGGGTCGAAGCTGTTCGACATGTTATATCCGGTGACGCTAATCTGGTGCCATTTTCCGTCTGCCGGGACAGTTACCCCGGGGTAGCCCGTCACGCTCGAATAAGTTGTGTTGCCGTTGAGCGTGGTCTGAAGGCTCAAATTGATCACGTGGCTTGAGCCGTCGGTGGGTTGCATCAACACCGACGCACTGATGTTGTACTCGGAACCGTTGTACATCTTGTCATTGACGCTGATCTGCGGTCCATCGTAGTTCGCGATTCTGCCGGTAGTCAGCAGGCTGAGTGGATCGCCGTTCGGATCAAGGACGGGTGGAGCGGTATTGGTTAAAGTGGAACTCCCGGTACGCGAACTCCAGCCGTCGAGGTCTCCATCCGCAAAGGTAGTGGTGATGCCGCTGTTGTCTTGTTGACTGGGGCTGAGTGGCGCAGGCGACAGCTCTCCAATCGTGACGTCGCTGATATAGAACGAATCGGTCGCGCTGCTGGACTGGATATATAAAGTAAGACTGCTGGGTGGTCCCGGGAGATTGCTGTAGCTGAATGTCCCCTGCACTTTGGTCCAGGTTGTAGTGGAAAGGGCTGCTGAGGTTGCAACCGTACCGTAAGCTCCAGAGCTTGCGCAGTCCGCCGTCTTGGTCGAGATCGTCGCCGTCGGGTTACTGCTATCTGTAGCGGCGAGCAAGACATAAGCGGAGATCTGGTACGTCGCGCCCGCCACTACGTTGTTCACACCAAGCAGATTGAGGCTCGGGCCCATATAACCGGCCGTGCGGTTGGTGACGAGGAGACTATGCGTGTCGCCATTCGGATCGGGTAAAGGCGGGGCGGTATTGGTCAGAGTTGCCGATCCGAATGGCGTCCATCCATCCAGACCTCCATCGGCGAAGGTATAGGCGGCAATTGGCGTGCCGCCCGGAGGGGGCGCAGTCTCAGTAATGACCACGTCGTCCAGGAAAAGTGATTGCGCACTCGTAGCACCTACTAACTGCGCGTAAAGAGTTAACCCGGTTTCTGTCGTGCTGGCGGTATAGGTTCCGCCGATCTGTACCCATCCAGAGTCTGAAACGGGGACCTGGTAGCTTCCTATTGTGTCGTAGCAGGTCCCGCCTGAGCAACTGGGATCGCTTCGCTTCATGGTAAAGTCTACGTTGCCTGCGCTTTCGCCGCTGGTGAGTTCGACATAGCCCGTGATCGTGTACTTCGCTCCGGGTAACAAGACACTGTTCAGCGAAATCGAAGGCCCACCCGCGCCACTCGAACTCGTGGTAGTGA includes these proteins:
- a CDS encoding nuclear transport factor 2 family protein; this translates as MPEEQILEALDAHWQASAAGDVNAEHEIYEDDAICDYPQSGERIFGRKNLQALRSHHPGKPSGFNVKRILGRGDLWITEYTITYQGRPVYTVSIMEFRDSKVVHETQYFADPFEAPSWRSQWVQQIG
- a CDS encoding TetR/AcrR family transcriptional regulator → MESDQTEPRAAGGGRPRSPRIHKAILKAAVDLVLERGFRAISMDDIATRAEVGRMTIYRRWCNKAAIIMDAFVARVDPGTLFVPARSYTESIRLQMRSMARLFRGKDGALIRTLLAEAQFDARLAIELRDRWTMPRRKMAVAYFEQGIAGGFLRADVDPNAMIDILYAPLYYRLQMGTGPLSDAYVDEVFDHAMKGLGRG
- a CDS encoding SDR family NAD(P)-dependent oxidoreductase, which produces MGKLTGKVALVTGASKGIGAAIAESLGAAGAAVAVNYASDKAGAERVVEKIKQAGGRAFAVHGSVAQNGDVERIFAETEKALGKVNVLVNNAGVYKFAPIEQFSDEDFDWMFNTNVRGLLRTTQEAVKHFGEAGGSIINIGSVVSHIHPPYSSIYTATKGAVDTITGVLARELGPRGVRVNSINPGLVMTEGIKTVGMHEGEFYEKIKAETPLGRVGAPEDYGAVAVFLASDDSHWVTGEALKVAGGNR
- a CDS encoding endo-1,4-beta-xylanase, whose protein sequence is MFRLSRICTASQQPIRIAIVAAFAFVLTLMATVPLRAQTVATYSFEDGTADGWSSFNGATTPIATTAAAYSGSHSLLTTTSSSGAGGPSISLNSVLLPGAKYTITGYVELTSGESAGNVDFTMKRSDPSCSGGTCYDTIGSYQVPVSDSGWVQIGGTYTASTTETGLTLYAQLVGATSAQSLFLDDVVITETAPPPGGTPIAAYTFADGGLDGWTPFGSATLTNTAPPLPDPNGDTHSLLVTNRTAGYMGPSLNLLGVNNVVAGATYQISAYVLLAATDSSNPTATISTKTADCASSGAYGTVATSAALSTTTWTKVQGTFSYSNLPGPPSSLTLYIQSSSATDSFYISDVTIGELSPAPLSPSQQDNSGITTTFADGDLDGWSSRTGSSTLTNTAPPVLDPNGDPLSLLTTGRIANYDGPQISVNDKMYNGSEYNISASVLMQPTDGSSHVINLSLQTTLNGNTTYSSVTGYPGVTVPADGKWHQISVTGYNMSNSFDPGAAYLYFQTVPASGSDLASFYIDDFQLTYVPPPTIQKNIPSIYKTFADFFPIGAEVDTTDLSGPHAQLLMKHFDSMTPGNDLKWSSVEATKGTFTYENGDAEVGEAVCAEMKVRGQNLVWATGEQVPAYATGDGTNSPANQAVVTANIQEHIQNEVQHFGSKVYAWDVVNEPIDPTQPDCLQHGPFYQVLGPSYIDIAFKAAKEYAPAGTKLFINEYSTTDPAKLACLVKVLHELRDRGVPVNAIGHEMHNQINYPTTESMVHAIDTVHAELPDLEQQITELDLSVYNGGDDSSNYGNNVPASILAEQGWLYKKYFDAFRHLKGKISAVTFWGMADDDTWLDSFPVVRTDYPLPFNMQLHAKPAYWGIVDPTRLPGYGLKFTSTTRRIGPDQIALTLTAANGDVGPAYATLLNAFELRQTEGRRCSPVIHAPGTYPIALGDIPTSGSSGAEFTIDFSGCSESSRFVLEVPWSSATYHTGTYVRELRGRKDCE